The sequence below is a genomic window from Tautonia marina.
CCGTCATCGCCGACGCCATCCTGGTCGATCCGAAGTTCGGCACCGGCTGCGTCAAGGTCACCCCCGCCCACGACCCGAACGACTACCAGACCGGGCTGCGTAACCACCTCCCGCAGATCAATCTCCTGAACCCCGACGGCACCTACAACGAGAACGCCGGCCCCTACGCCAATCTCGACCGCCGCGAGGTCCGCAAGCGCGTCGTCGCCGACCTCGAAGCGCAGGGCCTGCTCGCCAAGACCGAGCCCTACACCAACCGCGTCGGCTACTCCGACCGCTCGAAGACCCCGATCGAGCCGTACCTCTCCGATCAGTGGTTCGTCCGCATGGCCGACGACGAATCCGGCTCCCCCGGCTTCGCCCAGCAAGCCATGGACGCCGTCACCTCCGGCCGCCTCAAGATCCACCCCGAACGCTACGCCAAGAGCTACCTCGACTGGCTCGGCGAGAAGCGCGACTGGTGCATCAGCCGGCAACTCTGGTGGGGCCACCGCATCCCCATCTGGCACTGCGGCACCTGCTCCGAGGCCGACCTGCAGCACGCCTTCGGCGACCGCCCCGACGTCTTCTGGAGCCCCGACGAATCCGGCTCCGGCTGGCTCATCTGCTCCGAGGCCGACCTGGCCCCCGACGCCCTCGGCCCCGATCACGCCATCGAGCAGGACCCCGACGTCCTCGACACCTGGTTCAGCTCGGCCCTCTGGCCGCACTCGACCCTCGGCTGGCCCGAGGCGACACCGGAGCTGCAGAAGTACTACCCGACCAGCGTCCTCTCGACCGCTCGGGACATCATCACCCTCTGGGTCGCCCGCATGGTCATCTTCGGCCAGTTCAACATGGGGGACGTGCCGTTCAAGGATGTTTACATCCATTCCGTGATCCAGGACGGCGACGGCAAGCGGATGTCGAAGTCGCTCGGCAACGGCGTCGACCCGGTCGACATCATCGAGACCTACGGCGCCGACGCCTTGCGGTTCACCCTCGCCTCCTCGGCGACCGAGACCCAGGACCTGCGGATGCCCGTCGAGCGCATCACCGACGACCAGGGGCGCATCGCCACCCGCAAAGGCCCCGGCCAGCCGATCGCGTTCGTCCCGGCCGACGAGGCGAAGGACCTGCCGAAGGAGCAGCTCGTCAACACCTCGAAGAAGTTCGAGGAGGGGCGCACCTTCCCCAACAAGTTCTGGAACGCCGCCCGCTTCGCCCTGATGAACCTGGAAGGCTACACCCCCGGCCCGGTTCGTGCCGAAGACCTGGCGGTCGAGGACCGCTGGATCCTCAGCCTCCTCCGCCGCGCCGCCGCCGACGCCACCGCCCAGCTCGACGCCTTCCGCTTCGCCGACCTGGCCAAGGGGCTCCGCGACTTCACCTGGAACGAGTTCTGCGACTGGTACGTCGAGTTCATCAAGAACCGCCTCCGCGACGAGGCCACCAAACCGGCCGCCCAGCGCGTGCTGGCGACCGTCCTCGACGGTCTCTGCCGCTTGCTCCACCCGGTCATGCCGTTCGTGACCGAGTCGGTCTGGCAGGCCCTCGGCGGCGTGGCGAAGTCTCGCGGCCTGCCCGAGCCGGCCGAGGCGGGCGAGAGCGTCTGCATCGCCTCCTGGCCCTCGTACCCCGACTCCTGGGACGACCCCGAGGCCGAGTACGACATCGCCCAGTGGCAGGAGAAGATCGCCGCCCTGCGGAACCTCCGCGCCGAGCGTGACGTGCCCAAGGCCGCGAAGATCGAGCCGATTCTCATTGCCCAGGGTCGCGCGGCCGAAGCATTGACGCGGGGGGCTTCGTACATTCAATCGCTCGTCGGGGCCGGATCGGTCACGGTCGCCCCCTCGGCCGATCGTCCGGGCGAGAGTGCCGTCACCGTCCTGTCCGACGCCGAGATCATCCTGCCGCTGGCCGGCCTGATCGACCCGAAGGCCGAGCTGGCCAAGCTCTCCAAGGCGAAGGCCGACCTGGAGAAGCAGCTCGGCGGCATCCGGTCGAAGCTCCGCAACGCCTCGTTCGTCGAGCGGGCCCCGGCCGAGGTCGTCGAGCAGCAGCGCACGCGCCTGACCGAGCTGGAAACGCAGCACGCGGCGCTCGTCGCCCGGATGGCCGAGCTGGGGGGCGGGTCATGATCGCCGAGAAGCACGCGAGCCTCCTCGTTGACCGGCGGGGGGAGCGCCCGTATCATCGACCAGGAACGGATTGGGACACGCGGCGGTCAGGGTCCGACGTTGGCCCAACCCACCCGCACAGGCCAAACGGGGCATTTGCCGTGGCCGTTCAGATGGCGCTGTCGCGCATCATCATCAGCGAAACCGGCGAGCAGCAGATCATCTACCTCAAGGAGGTCGGCGGCGAACGGACCTTTCCGATCGTCATCGGCATCTTCGAGGCGACCAGCATCGATCGCCGCGTCCGGGGGATCGTCCCCCCTCGCCCCCTGACGCACGACCTCTTGGCCAAGGCGGTCGAGCAACTGGGCGGCGAGATCCAGGACATTTACATCAACGATCTCCGCGATCACACGTATTTCGCCCAGCTCCGCATCCGCCACGAGGGGGAGCTGATCGAGGTCGATAGCCGCCCGAGCGACGCGATCGCCGTGGCCGTGACCGTCGATGCGCCGATCTACGTCTCGGAGGAGGTGATCGAGGAGGCCGGCCGCTGAGCCTTCGGCGGCACCCCCTGGACACGCCATCCTGTTCATGCGATCATCACGGGGTCGATTGGATCGGCCCCGCACCGCTGGTGGATGCGGGCCGCCCGGAAGGACTCCGCGAGGATCCTCGTCACTGGCGATGTGCGTCGGGATTGCCCTGGCATGGAGCGAACTGCCCACGGAGTTGATCGGGCGGCATCGGCTGGAGCGTCGAGCCCACGAGCGTGGGGGGGAGCGCGAGGTCCAGTTCCTCTTCCGCGACCGCGATCCCCGCTTGCCCATCTGGCGCGACGGCCGCTTGCAGATCGTCCGCTGGGGCAACTCCCGAGGCCAGAGCCGCTTCCTTCCCCGGACCGGCTGGACCTGGCGCGAGACGGTCGAATCCGGCGGCTGGCGGCACGCCGAGCCGGTGCTGATCGACATCCCCGCCACGCTCGGCCTGGAGCAAGGGGTCTGGTTCCGCATCCGCCAGGGGGTCCGCGGCATCCTCGTCCCCGACGAGCGCGGGTTCGCCGTGGCCTACATGATCTGCGAGCCGGCCACCCATTACTACCACATCATGACCCGCAGCCGGCGCATGCCCGTGCTCATCGGCGAGCACATTTAAGCAGTCGTCGATCGACTGGCCTCGCCCCGCTCAGGTGGCCGGCACGGAGCGAAGCTGGCCCCGGCGGTCGGCCTGCCAGAGCTGGCCCGAGTGCAGATCGAGCAAGGTCAGCCATCCCCCGCCATAGCAGTAGGTGTCGATGCAAACCACATGGCCCAGGTCGAGCACCTCGCCGTCCTTCTGCGAGGAGTGGCCGACGATCGCCGTCTTTCCCGAGTGGTGCCGATCGGGGACATGGTGGTGCAACGAGGTCCAGTAGAGCAGGTCCGTCGGCTGACTGGCCATCGGCAGACGCGGGTCGTAGTTGGCGTGCATGAACAGGAGCTGATCGGTTTCGTGCCAGTTGACCAGCCGGTTCAGAAACGCCCGGTGCTCCGGCGGCACATCCTCAAGCGCCCCGTACGACTCGATCGTCTCCAGGCCCCCGCACTGGGCCCAGACCCGCAGCAAGGGCTCATTCCAGAACTCGACGAGCCGCTTCGGGTCATCGTCGAGGACGTTCAGCGCCTCGATGAACATCAGGTCGTGGTTTCCCCTCAGCGGGACCAGCCGACAGCGGGATTCGAGGGCGATCAGGCGGTCGATGACCCGTCGGCTGTTGGGTCCGCGGTCGACATAATCGCCGAGGGTCACCAGGGTATCGTCCGGCCCAATCTGAGCGGCCTCGACCACGGCGTCGAGTGGGGCCGGGTAGCCGTGGATGTCTCCGAGGGCGAAAAGGCGTCCGGGCATGGGTGTCTCAGGCTGGCACGTCCCTGGCAGCAATTGCGGATCGACGCTCAATCCTTCCTACGGCCCAACGAACTGCTGGTGACGCCGGGGGCACCCTGGAATGCCCGTGGCCGTTCTCATAGCCTAGGACAATCGCCCCCGAGCGGCATCAGCACGCTCTTGAACCGACCCGAACCGAACCCCGCTGACCGGAGCCGGACGCATGGCCCGCACCCGATCGAACGATCCCGCAACCGACAGCACACCACCGGCCGATCCTTCGTCTGGGGCCACCGCAGCTCGATCGACGCGGCGGTCCCGAACCGACATGGCGCCGACGCCGCCGGTCAACGCCCCCCGAGACAACGACGAGGTCAACGTCGCCATTGCCGCGTCGGCCGAGTCGGGAGGAGGGACGATCACCGCCCGCAAGGCCGGCGGCCTGCGCGACGTGGGCCTGAGCGTCGATCCCCGAGCCGTCGGCCTGCCGGCCGCCTTGCAGCACCTGGCCAAGGGGGTCAATATCGCCTTCCAGACTGACTACGGCGAGAACTACCTCGAAGCCGTCTACCAGGCCGCCATCGTCTACGACGACGAGCTTCGGATCGTTCACAAGGAGTACTTCGGCTTCGGCAAGTCCTGGTTCAGCCAGTTCGGCAAGCTCTTGCGGTCGATGCAACTGACCTTCGACGGCCCCGACCCGGCCAGCCCCGAAGGCCAGCGAAGGATTCAGAGCAACGGCCCGGCCACGCTCCGAGGCATCCTCAACCTGTTCGGCCGCAAGCTCGACCTCGTCACCGAGTACGAAGACCGCGTGCCGGCCTACGTCGAGCAGATGTTCGACCGGCTCGAAGCCTCCGGCATCATCGACGGCTGGAACCGAGGGGACTGGAAGATCCGGACCACCCGGATCGGCCTCGACATCCGAGTCACCCCCGCCCAGGACATCCTCGACGAACTCGAGGCCAAGGAACACGCCAAGGCCCGCGCCCGCCGCGCCGCCCTTGAGGCCCAGGCCGAAGCGGAAGCCGAAGCCGAAGTCCAGGCCGAAGCCGAAGCCCAGGCCGAGGAGGACTCATCCTCCCAAGCCCAACCCTCCCGATCCTCGAAAGGCACATCGAAGTCAAAGGCGAGGCCAAAATCGAGGACGAAGAAGGAGAGCTGAAGGCCGCGCCCGAGTCTCGAACGCAGCCTTCAGACACTGGAATCACTCGTCACCCGAGAGGGCCTTGATCCGGGCCGCGGCAGTCGCGGCCTCGGGCGTGCCGGGGGCCTCGGCGACGACTCGCCGATAGAAGGTCAGGGCGCCGTCGGCCTTCCCCTGGCGTTCGAGCGACTGGCCGAGCCGAAGCAGCGAAGCGGCCTTGCGGCGTGCTTCGGGGTCGGAGGGAGCAGGCTCGTCGGTCGGCGGCGTCGGCCTCGGCGCCGGAGGAGTCTCCGCGCGGTCGGGGCGAGGGGAGTCGGTCGGCTCGGGTGACGGAGCGGGTTCGTCAGCCGGCCGCGAGGAGGTGAGCGAAGCCCGGAGCTTCCGGGCGTACTTCGCGGGGTTGGCGAGGACCTCATCGCGGCATCCGGAGCAGCAGACGGCGAAGGTCGAGCCACCGGCCGAGACGGTGATCGTGGCCGCGCCGCCGGTGACGATGCACTCAGGTCCCTTGACGGCAGCCCCTCCAGCGAAGTTCTCTCCTTCCTTGCCGAGGTTGGCTCGAATGAGGCGGTCGAACTGAGGGGAACCGGGCTCCTTGCGGTCGAACCAGAAGTCAGAGCGGATACCGTTGGCGTTGGGCCGGATCGTCAGGCGATCGTCACCGGCAGGGCTGGAGCGGTCGAGCGTCAGGGCGTTGGTCTTCTCATCTCGGGAACCGACATAAACGACCGGCGACCCGTCGGGATCGGTCCCTTCCAGGCGGTAGGTTTCGGAAGCCTCGTCGAAGGTGATCCGGGCAGAGTCAAGGACCTTGCCCCCTTCGATGGTCAGGGTCAGGCCAACCGTCTCGCCGCCTTGAAAGGCGTAGGCCCACTCGTGTGTTTCCCGCCAGCCACGCAGGGGATTCTCGGCCGGGACGGCTTGCCCTTTCCAGCGTCCGATGAGCGGTGCGTACGGCTCGAAGGCCGGCGGGACCGACGGCTCAACCCCTTCGGATTCGGACGCAGCGCGATCCTCCTGGAGCATTGCGGCCCTCGACGGATCAACGAGCATGAACGCGAACACCAAGATCATCAGGACACGAACACTCATAAATCGGACTCCCGGATACGGCTGCGTCGTGGAGGAGGCGGGCCTGACGATCTGGTTCCGTTGCGACGAAGGGGGATTCCCGGCGTTTCGAGCGGAGCGTGAGAGGCAACGGTCCCTCTAGGCCGGGAACTCACGGGAGGTCGTCCGCCTGTTCCGAAACGGTCAAGAGGTCGTCGATCGAGTACGGGCAGGAGGCGGGAAAGGTTGATCGTGGCAAACCGGTCTCGGACGATGCCTTGAGCGTGGCCGTAGCATAGGCATCCATCAAGATCGCTTCCGCATGATGACGAAGGAGCTTCGACTGGAGTAAGTCGACAAGTTCCGCACGTTGCAGGATGATCGTCGAGTACCAACTCCTCGACCGAAATTCCGTCTGAAATTGCCATTTCAAGAGATGCATCATCAGGACGGTCAACCGGCTCTTGACCTCACGACGATCTCGTTGAGCCATGTCTTCAAGAAACTCCGCCAGGTGGGCGAAATCGACTTCGTCAAGCTTCCCCTCGCGGATCAAGGCAGCGTTGGCGTCGAGCCAGGCGGTTTCATCCTGCTCGTAAAGCGCAGAGAGGTGGGCCGGGGTCGCCGTGGACATGGACGAGGTTGCCTCCGGTTCGATCGGGCCTTGAGAGTTCCCTTATACTCAATCGTACGATCCGAGAGACGAGGGGGCAACGCAAGACGACCGGCTCAGGCCGTTGCGAAAGGCTACGGCCGGCCGGTCGTCGGTAGGATCGTTCGCCGAGGATCGAAGCGAAATCGCCGGTTACTCAGACGAGCCGAGGGTCGCCACGTCGCCGATCTGGGGACGTTCCTCAGGGGAGAGGGGGAAGGTGACGTCGATGTAACCGATCATCATTTCTTCCCAGGTCTGATCTCCCCAGCGGACGGGAGAGGTCGGGTCGGGGTTGACGGGGTTCCCGGGCGAGTTGTCGAAGTGGGCCAGGCAGTCGAGCCGTTCGCCGGCGCGGAAGGACACGGGCCGGGCAAGCTCGTAGTAGCTTTGCCAGTTGAAGTCGTAGGCAGGGACATCGAGCAGGGTTTCGCTCGTGCCGTCGGCGTAGGTGGCCGAGTAGCGGAACGACTTGCCGCGCAGGTGCATGTGCGGCATGAAGGCGATCAGCTCGGCATCTCGGGGGAAGATGAAGCGGGAGGGAACCGGGTAGTTGGCGGCTTCCTCCTTCGCGTCCGGACCCGCGCCGGGGGGAATTTCGAAGCGGGGGTTGGCCACGCCGATGGTCACGGCTTCACGATCGACCGGCTCTTTGGCCAGCACGAGGCCGACCTTTGACTGGTCGATGCGGACCTTGCCGATGGGCGTGTAATGCAGCTCGAACAGCAACTCGGACCCCGCCGGAATGCGCTTGGCGGTGCCGGTCGGGTAGCGCGAGGGCATCTCACCGGGGGCGTAGCCGCAAAGGTGGATGCGATCGCGGCCCCCTCGATCGCCGTTCGGCGGGATGATGTAGGCGATGATGTGGTGAACGACCGCGCGGTCGGTCGGTCGGGCCTCGGCGGCCTGGACCCAGACATCCTTTTCGAAATTCAAAGGGACCCGGAAGCGCTGGTAGCGCTCGAAGCCTTCGGCCTTGATCGTGTACGGCTTGGGCATCTCGATGACGATGTCCGGCTCGCCGATGATCCAGCCCTCGGGCCAAGCGGCGGGAGGAGGCAGGTCGCTCGGGTCCCCCTCGGGAGCCCCTTGCTCGATCCAGGCGAGGATGGTGGCCCGTTCCTCGGGAGTCAGGCTGCGGTCGTTAGCGAAGTGATTGCCTTCGGGGAAGCGGGGGTCAGCGTGCCAGGGGGGCATCCGACGCAGGTCAACGACCTCCTGAATGCCATTGGTGCGGCGGGCGACCTCCTCGAAAGTGGTCAAGGAGAAGGGGCCGACCTCTCCGGGACGGTGGCAGGCTTCGCACTTGGCCTGGATGATCGGCGCGATGTGCTTGCTATAGGTGACCGGCCCGACCTCGTCGATGAGGGCGTCGGCGTTGGGGGCGATCTCGGCCCAGGCGGCTTCGAGGTCGGCCGAAGGGGGGCGGACACGGTCGGCGGCGGCAACCAGGCGGGTGACGCGATCGGCGATGTCGAGGCTCATCAGGTCGGTCACCTGCTCGCGGACCTCCTCCCGTTCGATCGGGCATCCGACGACCGAGGTGGCCGAGTTGTCCGGGCGTCGGCCGTCGAGCACGGCGTCGATCGCATCGGCCAGGTAGGCGCGGGTCGGTTCGTCTCGGGCGAAGCCGAGGCCGTACTGGTCGTCGATCGCTCCTCGGTAGCGAAGCACAGCCTTCTCGTCGAGGACGAGGACTTCACAGGTCCGTTCGGCGAGAAGCTGGTCGGCAACGACGTTCCCTTCGTCCTTCAAGCTGGGGAAGGAGAGGCCGAACTCGTCGGACTGGGCGACGATCTCGCCGATCGACTGGCTGCGGTTGGAGTTGATGGCCAGGAAGACGACTTCCTTGGGTTCGTAGCGCTCGGCCAGGGCCACCAGGCGGGGCATGTAGAGGTCGCCGATCGGGCAGTCGATGCCGGTGAAGATGAGGACGGCGGCCTTCTTCCCCCGGAAGTCGTACAGCGAAACGGGATCGCCGGTGCGGGCGTCGGGCAGGGTGAAATTGGGGACGCGATCACCGACGCCGCGCCCGAGCACTTCCTCGGCGGCGGTCGCGGTGCCGGTCGGAGTCATTGCCGGGGCGATCAGCAGGGCCACCAGGGACCATCGAAGCACTCGCAGACTCACGTCGCGCTCCTCGAAATCGTGCGGAGAGGGGACGGAAGATCAAATCCAGCGGTTGGTTCCGGCAATCCGGCCGCATCACGTCCGGATGCCACCGATGGGGGGGTGTCGCACCCGGCCCAGAGCGTCCGAGCGGCCCCTAGAGAATTACCCGGTCGTGTTGGCCCTGGTTTCGCCCAAAAGGCGAATCAGGTCAGCTCGAAGGCTCGGGCCGCTCCTGAGAGACCGATTTTGCTTACGGGCGGCGGGCCTCGGCCACGTAGCGATGAACCTCAGTGTAGTCGACCGGCTTGACTAGATGGAGGTCGAATCCGGAGTCGAGGCTTCGACGGCGGATCGTCTCACCATCGCGGGCGGTGACGGCGATCAAGGGGATGTCGGCCAGGTCCGGGTCGGCTCGGAGGGTGCGGGCGATCTCGTGCCCGTCCATCGGGCCGTCGAGGTGAAGGTCGCAGAGGACCAGATCGGGCCGAAATGATCGAGCCAGCTCCAGGGCGGTCGGGCCGTCGGCGGCCAGCTCAACGACATGGCCAATTCGTTCCAGGACGCGCTTGGCCACGACGGCGAGCGCTCGCTGATCCTCGACCAGCAAGATTCGGTAGGACGGGGGCGGGGTCAAGTCCGGTTCTTCGGCGATGGCCCGCAACGCGGGGGAACCTCCGGACGATTGCGAGGGAGGGGAGAACTCGGGCCGGGAACGATGCTCGGTTGCGGCCCCCGACCGGGAGGAGGGTGCCACCCGGATCAGACGGTCGAGGTCGGCCACGTCGATCGGCTTGGTCAGGTGGTGATCGATGCCGGCGGCCATGGCGCGATCACGGTCCCGACGCTCGCCGTAGCCGGAAAGGGCGATCAAGCGCGTTTCGGCCAGCGAGGGGAGCTTGCGGAGGCGTCTGGCCAGTTCGAAGCCGTCGAGGCCCGGCAAGCCGATGTCGAGGACCACGACCTCGGGTTCGAGCCGCTCGGCCGACTCCAGGCCCGAAGGACCATCGTAGGCCGTATCGACCCGGTGCCCATGATCTTCGAGCAGGCGTTGCAGGGCGCGGGCCATGTCGCGGTTGTCCTCGACCAGAAGCACATGACGCTGCTGATTCTGGTCGGCGTCGATCGGCAAGGGGGCCGATTCGACCGGCTCGGGAGCCTCGGCGGCGGGCAATCGGACGGTGAAGGTACTGCCCTGGCCGGGGCCTTCGCTGGCGACCTCGACGGTTCCGGAGTGCAGTTCGACGAGCCGACGCACGAGCGTCAGGCCGATGCCGAGCCCGCCTTGCTGGCGGTCGAGCGAGCGGTCGGCCTGGGCGAACAGGTCGAAGACCCGCTCTCGCATCTCGGCGTCGAGGCCGACGCCGTTGTCGATTACATCGATGCGGACCTGGCCGGGATGCTCAGGGTCGGGCCTTCCGTTCAGAACGATCCGGCCGCCCGAGGGGGTATACTTGGCGGCGTTGGTCAGCAAGTTGACCAGCACCTGCTCCAGGCGGATCGGGTCGGCCTGGACCCAGAGGGGCCGGGGGCTGATGGTCAGCTCCAGCCGATGCTGAAGCTCGGAGATGCTCGGCTGAACGACCCGGACGGCCTGTTCGGCCACCTGAGCCAGGTCGATCGACCGGCTTCGCAAGACGATCCGGCCGCGTTCGACCCGGGCCACGTCGAGCAGGTCATCGACGAGCCATCGCATGTGGGCGACCTGGCGTTCGAGGATCGGGAGGACGTCGTCCTCGTCCCGAGGCTCCTGGCGAGCGCTGTTGTGGAGCAAGGCGACGCCATAGGCCATCGCCGCGAGCGGGTTGCGCAGCTCGTGGGCGAGCATGGCGAGGAATTCGTCCTTGCGGCGGTCGGCATCGAGCAGCCGGGCCTCGGCCTGCTTCAAGGGGGTCACGTCGGTCAGGGTGACGATCGTGGCCAATCGACGACCAACCTCGTCGCGGATCGGTCCGGAATTGAGCAAAAGAACCGAGGGGGAATCGCCGCAGCGGAGCGTGACCTCAAGGTTTCGGATCGGCACGTCGCCGAAAATCTCGTTGATCGAGAGGGGCAAGCCGTGAGCGGGATCGGTCCCTTCAGCAGGAGAGACGCCGACATCACCCGGCGCGGCCTGCTGCAAGGGGAAGGCTTCGTCGAACCGCTGTCGCAAGGGATTACCGCCACAGAGGCGGTGAGCCTCTCGGCTGGCTCGCAGGACGAGCCCGGCCGGATCGCAAACGATAATCGCATCGACCGCCTGGTCAATGATCGATCGGGCCAGACGCTCGGAGGCCAGCAACTCCTCGTCGCGCTGATGACGAGACATATCGGTCATGGTCACAACGATCACGTCCAGATCGTCAACGGTCAGACGGCTGACGCCGAGGTGGACAGGCAGCGGCGGGCGACCACGCTGCTTGAGCCGCAAGTTTCCTTGCTCGGCCTGGTCGGTTCCGCCTCGAGCGGAGGCGATGAGCGCATCGAGATCGCTGACGGAATCGATCTCAAGAAAGTCGGTCAGGCGTTGACCAAGGAGCCGGTCGGTCGGCTCGCCGAGCAGGTCGAGCAGGGCTTGATTGGCGCGGAGAATTCGCCCCTGCAGATCGCAGACCGCCACGCCCTGGGCCATCAACTCAAGGATCTCCCGGTACGACCGATCGGCCCCATCGCGGATGAAGACCTGGGGAGTCCCTCCCCCCGGGATGATGATGGCGTCGGCCGCCCCGCTGTAGAGGGCTTCCAGGGCCTGCTCGGCCTGATCGGCCCGCTGGTTGGCGGCGTCGAGGGCTGCTTGCAGCGCTTCAAGAGTGGACGCGTCCGGATCCAAGGCCATACCTCAAACGCTCGATCTTGAAATCGCGTCCGAGACCGCGACTGGAGGCTCGAACCCACCTCTCGGGTTGGGAAGACCGGAGAGGGTGTTCGAGCGGACCTCAGGTCGATGGAAGCCTGGGCCTCGGCGGAGAGACGACGGGGGCGCCATGCCCCACCCGGTGCCCCCATGACGGGCCTCGGGACACTGCCTCGGAGAATCGACTCGAACAGGTGGAAAAACCCTCGCAATTTTCGGACCATTTTCGAGCAAGTCAGGCATTTTGAAGCCGTACGAGAGCGAAGAACCGGGACACGAAGGATGGTCGGGAGCGGAAGCACCGGGGCCGTCTCGATCCTGGGGGTTGATCGGTTCGGGTCCAGAACGCGGGAGGTTGAACAGGACTTTAATCGGGCTGCCGGAACAGCGTCAACGGCCGATCCGACTCGGAGGGCGGATCGGGCGATCGGCATAGATGTCTAGCAAGGCGACCCCGGCGGTGGTACAGTCAGAGAATCTGTCGCGAACCGGGAGAGCGATGCTGTCGCCGCCCGGCTCGCGGAATTGTCTAGACCGTCAGTCAGGGTTCGTCAATGCGCCTGGAGGCAGTCGTCCTGCCCAATCTGGGGACCGCCCCGGACGAGCCGATCATTATTAGCCACTGGTTCGCGGCTCGGGGAGCCGAGGTCTGGGAAGGGGACCGGCTGGTCGAAGTGCTGGTTGGCCCGGCCACCTTTGATGTTCCCGCGCCGTGCTCCGGCCGCCTGGCCGAGATCCGTGGCTATGAAGACGATCGGGTCTGGCCGGGGATGGTCCTGGGACTGCTTGCCGTGGGCGATGACGGCCCTGATCCCGACGCGCCGCCGTCGGATGAGACCGGATCCCGTTGACCATGAGTCCCTTCTTCGAGCGATCCGCCGGCGTCATTCCGTTCCGGATCGCCGAGGACGGAACCCCGCGCTATCTGGTGCTCCACTCGGCCACCGTCCGTAACCCGAGAGCACGCTGGGAGTTTCCCAAAGGGGGCATGGACCCCGGGGAAACCACCACGCAAACCGCCGCGCGCGAGTTCCAGGAAGAAACCTCGCTGACCGACTGGAGCTTCCGCCAGGGGTTCGAACGGAGCCTCTCGTACACCTATCTTCGCCAGGGGCGCAAGGTTCTCAAGACGGTCGTGTATTACATGGTCGAGGTGCACGACGCCTCGACCCTCGCCTGTTCGGCCGAGCATACGGCCGACCCGTTCGGCCACTGGCACCACTGGGGGACCTTCGAGGAGATTTCCCGGTATCTCTACCACGCAAAGATCCGTCAGCTCTTTGCCGACGCCCACGAGTGGCTGACCGGCGAGCCGGTTCGAGGGCCGGGACGGTAATGGCCCGGCCTGTGATCCCTCGGTTTCACCTCGTCTCCCTCAGCCCGGTCGCCGCGAGCTTGAATTCCGCATGAACACGCCCGCCCAACCCGATCCGCTGACGGTTGCCGGCCCCGGCCGCGATGCGAAGGGGATGTTCCTCTGCCTCGAAGGCCCCGACGGCGCGGGGAAGTCGACCCAGGCCGCTCGGCTGGTCGAAACCCTGCAAGGGCTCGGCCTTTCCGTCGTCTCGTGCCGCGATCCCGGCGGCACGCCGCTCGGCGACCGGCTCCGGAGCCTCCTGCTCGATCGGGACAGCGTTCCGATGGGCATGCGGGCCGAGATGCTGCTTTACATGGCCAGTAGAGCTCAGATGGTCGATCAGGTTATTCGCCCGAATCTGGAGGCGGGGCGGGTGGTCGTGTCGGATCGCTACCTGCTCAGCAACGTGGTTTACCAGGGCCATGCGGGGGGCCTGGAGGTCGGGGAGCTCTGGAGTGTCGGCCGGGCGGCCATCGGCGGGGTGATGCCCGACCTGACCCTCCTGATCGACGTGCCCGAGGCGGTGGCTCGCTCCCGGACCGGAGGGCCGAGGGACCGGATCGAGGACCGAGGGGACGGCTATCGCTCCCGCGTTCGCAACGGATTTCTTGAGGCGGCCCGATCGTATCCCGCGCCGATCGTCGTGATCGACGGGGCGAGGACACCGGACGAGGTCGCCGGCCGGATCGAAGGAGAGGTGCTGCGTGTCCTGGGGATCGGTCCGCGGTCATGATCGGGTGGTGGACGACCTGCGCAGGGCGGCCTCCAGTGGGC
It includes:
- a CDS encoding bis(5'-nucleosyl)-tetraphosphatase, whose protein sequence is MSPFFERSAGVIPFRIAEDGTPRYLVLHSATVRNPRARWEFPKGGMDPGETTTQTAAREFQEETSLTDWSFRQGFERSLSYTYLRQGRKVLKTVVYYMVEVHDASTLACSAEHTADPFGHWHHWGTFEEISRYLYHAKIRQLFADAHEWLTGEPVRGPGR
- a CDS encoding response regulator translates to MALDPDASTLEALQAALDAANQRADQAEQALEALYSGAADAIIIPGGGTPQVFIRDGADRSYREILELMAQGVAVCDLQGRILRANQALLDLLGEPTDRLLGQRLTDFLEIDSVSDLDALIASARGGTDQAEQGNLRLKQRGRPPLPVHLGVSRLTVDDLDVIVVTMTDMSRHQRDEELLASERLARSIIDQAVDAIIVCDPAGLVLRASREAHRLCGGNPLRQRFDEAFPLQQAAPGDVGVSPAEGTDPAHGLPLSINEIFGDVPIRNLEVTLRCGDSPSVLLLNSGPIRDEVGRRLATIVTLTDVTPLKQAEARLLDADRRKDEFLAMLAHELRNPLAAMAYGVALLHNSARQEPRDEDDVLPILERQVAHMRWLVDDLLDVARVERGRIVLRSRSIDLAQVAEQAVRVVQPSISELQHRLELTISPRPLWVQADPIRLEQVLVNLLTNAAKYTPSGGRIVLNGRPDPEHPGQVRIDVIDNGVGLDAEMRERVFDLFAQADRSLDRQQGGLGIGLTLVRRLVELHSGTVEVASEGPGQGSTFTVRLPAAEAPEPVESAPLPIDADQNQQRHVLLVEDNRDMARALQRLLEDHGHRVDTAYDGPSGLESAERLEPEVVVLDIGLPGLDGFELARRLRKLPSLAETRLIALSGYGERRDRDRAMAAGIDHHLTKPIDVADLDRLIRVAPSSRSGAATEHRSRPEFSPPSQSSGGSPALRAIAEEPDLTPPPSYRILLVEDQRALAVVAKRVLERIGHVVELAADGPTALELARSFRPDLVLCDLHLDGPMDGHEIARTLRADPDLADIPLIAVTARDGETIRRRSLDSGFDLHLVKPVDYTEVHRYVAEARRP
- the tmk gene encoding dTMP kinase, with the translated sequence MNTPAQPDPLTVAGPGRDAKGMFLCLEGPDGAGKSTQAARLVETLQGLGLSVVSCRDPGGTPLGDRLRSLLLDRDSVPMGMRAEMLLYMASRAQMVDQVIRPNLEAGRVVVSDRYLLSNVVYQGHAGGLEVGELWSVGRAAIGGVMPDLTLLIDVPEAVARSRTGGPRDRIEDRGDGYRSRVRNGFLEAARSYPAPIVVIDGARTPDEVAGRIEGEVLRVLGIGPRS
- a CDS encoding biotin/lipoyl-containing protein, with the protein product MRLEAVVLPNLGTAPDEPIIISHWFAARGAEVWEGDRLVEVLVGPATFDVPAPCSGRLAEIRGYEDDRVWPGMVLGLLAVGDDGPDPDAPPSDETGSR
- a CDS encoding redoxin domain-containing protein, with the protein product MSLRVLRWSLVALLIAPAMTPTGTATAAEEVLGRGVGDRVPNFTLPDARTGDPVSLYDFRGKKAAVLIFTGIDCPIGDLYMPRLVALAERYEPKEVVFLAINSNRSQSIGEIVAQSDEFGLSFPSLKDEGNVVADQLLAERTCEVLVLDEKAVLRYRGAIDDQYGLGFARDEPTRAYLADAIDAVLDGRRPDNSATSVVGCPIEREEVREQVTDLMSLDIADRVTRLVAAADRVRPPSADLEAAWAEIAPNADALIDEVGPVTYSKHIAPIIQAKCEACHRPGEVGPFSLTTFEEVARRTNGIQEVVDLRRMPPWHADPRFPEGNHFANDRSLTPEERATILAWIEQGAPEGDPSDLPPPAAWPEGWIIGEPDIVIEMPKPYTIKAEGFERYQRFRVPLNFEKDVWVQAAEARPTDRAVVHHIIAYIIPPNGDRGGRDRIHLCGYAPGEMPSRYPTGTAKRIPAGSELLFELHYTPIGKVRIDQSKVGLVLAKEPVDREAVTIGVANPRFEIPPGAGPDAKEEAANYPVPSRFIFPRDAELIAFMPHMHLRGKSFRYSATYADGTSETLLDVPAYDFNWQSYYELARPVSFRAGERLDCLAHFDNSPGNPVNPDPTSPVRWGDQTWEEMMIGYIDVTFPLSPEERPQIGDVATLGSSE